In a single window of the uncultured Pseudodesulfovibrio sp. genome:
- a CDS encoding LysM peptidoglycan-binding domain-containing protein, with product MKKLILLAISLCVVFAWGCSKKVQTEPEVVVVEEKEVVVEQPAPVVDPMAVYKAEYDALPVTHTVTKGECLWWISEYKHVYNDPFMWPMIYKANRDKIKNPDLIYPGQQFDVPRYGFDLEEVKASRKEAGAPWKALEPGQDAVIPAEMRAALGYSF from the coding sequence ATGAAAAAACTGATTTTACTGGCAATTTCCCTGTGCGTCGTGTTCGCCTGGGGTTGTTCCAAGAAAGTCCAGACCGAACCCGAAGTGGTTGTGGTCGAGGAAAAAGAAGTCGTCGTCGAACAGCCTGCACCCGTGGTTGATCCCATGGCCGTGTACAAGGCTGAGTACGATGCGCTGCCCGTCACCCACACCGTGACCAAGGGCGAATGCCTGTGGTGGATTTCCGAGTACAAGCACGTGTACAACGATCCCTTCATGTGGCCCATGATCTACAAGGCCAACCGTGACAAGATCAAGAATCCTGATCTGATCTACCCCGGCCAGCAGTTCGATGTGCCCCGCTACGGGTTCGACCTCGAGGAAGTGAAGGCCTCCCGCAAGGAAGCCGGCGCTCCCTGGAAGGCTCTGGAGCCCGGCCAGGATGCCGTCATCCCCGCAGAGATGCGCGCTGCGCTCGGCTACAGCTTCTAA